The Natrinema amylolyticum genome includes the window GAGCGTGCCGTCGCCGCCGGCCGCGGCGACGAGGTCGGCCCCAGACGCAGCGTCGCGGGCGAGCCGGTTCGCGTCGCCTGCTTCCTCGGTCTTTCGAATATCGAAACCGTGGTCGTCCGCGAGTTCGACGACGTCGTCGACGTGATCCCCGCTCCCGCTCACGGGATTAAGAACGAGAACGCGCTCGCTCGCCTCCGCAGGTGTCATACTGCAGTGCATGCCGGCCGCACGCAAAAGGGTCTGCCCGGCGTTTGCTCTCCCATGTTCGCGGTCGATCTCCACGCGCATACGCGGTTCTTTCACGGTCGGCGATCGCTCGGCGACCGATACGACCCGCTCGGCGTTCGACTGCTCACCGAGATGGCCGAGCGACGCGGTCTCGACGGCGTCGCGACGACCAACCACGATTACTACACGCCGTTCGATCCGTCTCCCGACGTCGAGACGCTGCCGGGGATCGAGATCACGACCGACCGCGGCCACGTCCTCGTCATCGGCCCCGACCCGCCAGCGGCGACGAAACCCGGCGCGCTCTCCCCCGCCGAAGCCGTCGCGCTGGCACACGACCGCGACTGCGCTGCGATCGTCGCTCATCCCTTCCGGAACAGTACGGTCCGCGAACTCGAGGACGTCCCCTTCGACGCGATCGAGGTCAACGGCAAACACCCGCGCTCGCAGCCGCTCGTCGAGGAGTTAGCGGCCGGACGCGACCTCCCGCTGGTCGGCGGCAGCGACGCTCACTACCCCTTCGAGGTGGGGCGAGCGTACACGGTCGTCGAAGCCGACCGGCTCACGCCCGCGTCGATCGTCGACGCGATCCGCGACGGCGACGTCAGCGCGCGCGTCTCCCGCTCCGGGTTCGATCGCTTGCTTCGGCGCGGCTACCGGGCGATCCACGACCGGAAACAGGTGATCGACGCGATCGAACGGCCGACGCCCGGCGTGGGGACGCCCCCCGGCGAGGAGGAGTCCGACTGAGAGATCGATCGCGGTACGGCCGCCTGACAAACCGTTCTGCGGTATCGAACGGCGGTACGCGGGGAGCGACGGGCCGGCACTGTCACCCGCCAGGTCGCCTGAACGTGTAGACCACGCCGTCGGCGTCGATCGTGACCGATCCCGCGTCGTGATCCACGATCAGGTCGACTTCTCCTCGCCGCTCGAAGTCGTGGAGCGGCATCCCCGCGCTGACGCGTCCGGTCCGCGAGACCTCGAGGTGGGCGGAGCCGAAGTCGATTCGAATCCGGTCGTCACCGGTAGTCACGTCTCCGGCCTCGCCGAACCGGCGCAGTTCGTCGGTCACTGCGTCCCAGTCGCTGAGCTGAATCCGGCTTGTCATCGGTTCGTAGACGACGGCCACGAACTAATACCGCCGGGCGACAGATTCAGGTTCCCGGTTCGGGACTACCCCGCACGGATTCGTCCCATCTCAGGTCCATACCGCCTACCGACCGTTCGATCTCCTCGAGGCGACCGTCGCCGACGCTCACGCGGCTATGTCGGACGAGCGCGTCAGCCGAAGCGCTCGTCGACCGCTATCCGGTGCGTATCGACGCCGACGACAGTCTCTCGGTCGGTATCGAACTGTTCGGCAGGGCGTTCGCCGAACCTCGCTCGTTCGAGCCGGCGTACGCCTTCAGCGAGGGACCGACAACCGGCGGCTGCCGGATCGATTCGGGGAACTCGACTGACGCGTTCGACCGCTCGTCCTACCCGAGTTCTTCGTCCAGAATCAGCCGCGTCTTCGTGCTCATGACCTCCTCCTGATCGCGGGCCTTCGTGATGAGGTCGTTGACCCCGCGCGTGTCCGCGGCGTCGACCACGAGGACGACGTCCTGCTCGCCGGAGACCATCCAGACGAAGTCGACCTCGTCCCACTCGGCCATCCGCTCGGAGACGCCCTTGGTGTCGACGTCGACTGCGACGCTGATCTCGAGCATCGCCTGGACGTTCCCCGTCCGGGTCGAGATGGTAAAGCGTTCGATGACGTCGTCATCCATCATCCGCTCGACGCGGTTGCGGACGGTCCCCTCGCTCGTCCCGACCTCGTCGGCGATCTCGGTGTACGGCGTTCGGCTGTCCCGCCGGAGGATATCGAGGATCTGTCGGTCCAAGTCGTCCATTGAGATGCGTACCTACGCGTGACCCGCACTTACCGATTACGAAAATCGTAACTGAGCTTCGAAGACAACACTTATGATGGTAGGTCCGATACGTAGATCGTAATGACGGAAGCCTACGTCGCACTTGAAGGCGGCCACGTACTCGAGGGACGTGGTCGCGCGTCAGGAACGGCCCGCGGTGAAATCGTATTCACAACAGCGTATACCGGCTACGAGGAAAGTCTGACCGACCCCTCCTACGAGGAGCAGATCCTCACGTTCTCGTATCCGCTGATCGGTAACTACGGCGTCCGCGAGGAGCGCTTCGAGGACGAGCGCGTCCACCCCCGTGGCGTCGTCGCGAAGGAACTCACCGAGGACGTCGTCGACTGGCTCGAGAGCGAGGGCGTCCCGGCGGTCGACCACCTCGACACCCGCGACGTCGTCACCGACATCCGCGATGGCGGTGCGATGAAGTGCGGAATCGCCGTCGGCGAGGACGTCACCGAGGAGGACGCCTTAGAGCAACTCGAGCAGTGCAAGGCCATGAGCGACCACACCGACATCGGCGCGCAGGTCAGCGTCGACGAGCCGGTCGTCCACGGCGAAGACAACGACGGCGAGACCGTCGCCCTGATCGACTGCGGCGCGAAGGGCTCGATCATCAGTTCGCTGCTCGAGCGCGACGCGACGGTTCACGTCCTGCCGTACGATGCGAGCGTCGCCGACGTCGAGGCCGTCGACCCCGATCTCCTGTTCATCTCGAACGGCCCCGGCGACCCGGTCAACTTCGAGCAGGCGATCACCCTCGTCGAGGAGTTCGTCGAGGACACGCCCGTCGCCGGCATCTGTCTCGGCCAGCAGATCGTCGCCGAAGCGCTCGGCGGCACCACCGAGAAGATGACCTTCGGTCACCGCGGCGTCAACCAGCCCGTCCTCGATCTCGAGTCCGGGCAGGTCGTCATGACCACCCAGAATCACGGCTACACCGTCGCCGACCCCGGTGAACACCTCGAGATCACTCAGATCAACGTCAACGACGACACGCCGGAGGGGATCGACGGCATCGAGTACGACGTACTCACCCGTCAGTACCACCCTGAAGCAAACCCCGGTCCCGAAGACACCCTCGACTTCTTCGACGACGTGCTCGCCATGGCTTCCGGGCGAGCGGACTCGCGAGCGGTTCCGGCCGACGACTGATCGTCGGTCACTGACCGCTTTTACGGCTGTTTTCACCGTTTACTGGCAACCGACCGACGCCGATAGTGGTGTCTCTATTTCGATCTCGAAGCGAGACGCGATACCGGGCGCACTCGTTAGAACAGTGAACGGCCGTTGATGGCGACGGCGAACCGCCGTCCGCTCGAGTCGATCATCGATTCGATGGTATGGACGCCGCCCTCGAGGCGGTGTGCCCGTCCGTCGGGGTCGCGATCCGCAGTCTCGGCCTCAGAAGCCCCCGGTGACGATGTTCGCGACGCGCTCGCGATCGAACAGCGTTGCGTCCGCGAACGCGTCGGGGTAGATGTCCTTCGCGGCGAGTTCGGTCTGGTAGAAGTTGATGATCGGCCCCTGATCGAGGTAGCCGCCGTTGTAGACGGCCTCCTCCTGTATCGCGGTCACCTCGCTCGCGGCCGCATCGTCCTGCAGCGGTTCGATGATCGATTCCCGGAACGCCGACTCGGAGACGCCTTCCTGCCCGCGAACCAGCAGCACGTCGGGATCGACCTCGAGGATCGTCTCGAGATCGACCGTCCCGCCGTCGCCCATGTAGTGCCCCACGTCGCTCGCCACGAGCGCGTCGGTCAGGCCGAGATCACGCCACTGCTTGGTGCTGACACCGCCGTCGTCGAACCGGTAGGGATAGAACTCCGTCGGCGGCTCGTCGGCCGGGTAGACGAGCATCGCGGCCGGTCGCGCCTCGGCCGGCGGGAGCCGCTCGTCGATCGTCGCGAGCATCTCGTCGTGGAGGTCGACGAACGCCTCGTAGCGCTCGCGTTCCCGGAAGACCTCGGCCAGCAGCTCGAAGGCCTCGTAGAGGTCGTAGTAACGGTAATCGTGCCAGTCGTCGCTGCGCCGGCGGATGAAGTTGCCGAGGAAGGGGCCGGTGGCCGATTCGATGTCCGCGACGTCCGCCTCGCTCCAGCCGTACCAGTTGATCAACTGATTGGGCTCCATGAAGTGGATATCGGCCGCCATCTCGTAGAACACCTCCTTGTCCACGCCGTCGTCGTTCAGCTCTCGGATCCCGTCGACGTCGTACTCGACCCCCGGCAGCTCGTCGTAGGCCTCCGTCGCGTGACGGTCGTGGCCCTGAATTCCGAGCGTCTCGCCGCCGCCGAGTGCGAACCCCATGTCCGCGTAGCTCGGCAGTAACGCGGTCCACCGCTCGGGAGCCTCCTGGAATTCGACCTCCCCCATCGGCTCCATCGCGACTGTGTACGTGTCGCTGCCCGAGTCGCTAGTGCCATTGCCGCTCGAGTCGCTGGGTCCGTCGTCACTCACACACCCTGCCAGGAGCGCGCCGCCGATAGCGGCTCCCGTCCCCACGAATTGCCTCCGCGTCGTCTCGGTACGTCGCATTGCCGCCACTTTTTAGGCTAGCCTAAAAGTTGTGCCGGTTCGATCGCGAGTACTTCAGCGAGACTGACGAGAATAGGTGACGGATTCCGACGTCGGTCCGACCGCAACAGCGCACCGACCGCA containing:
- a CDS encoding ABC transporter substrate-binding protein, which codes for MGEVEFQEAPERWTALLPSYADMGFALGGGETLGIQGHDRHATEAYDELPGVEYDVDGIRELNDDGVDKEVFYEMAADIHFMEPNQLINWYGWSEADVADIESATGPFLGNFIRRRSDDWHDYRYYDLYEAFELLAEVFRERERYEAFVDLHDEMLATIDERLPPAEARPAAMLVYPADEPPTEFYPYRFDDGGVSTKQWRDLGLTDALVASDVGHYMGDGGTVDLETILEVDPDVLLVRGQEGVSESAFRESIIEPLQDDAAASEVTAIQEEAVYNGGYLDQGPIINFYQTELAAKDIYPDAFADATLFDRERVANIVTGGF
- a CDS encoding PHP domain-containing protein: MFAVDLHAHTRFFHGRRSLGDRYDPLGVRLLTEMAERRGLDGVATTNHDYYTPFDPSPDVETLPGIEITTDRGHVLVIGPDPPAATKPGALSPAEAVALAHDRDCAAIVAHPFRNSTVRELEDVPFDAIEVNGKHPRSQPLVEELAAGRDLPLVGGSDAHYPFEVGRAYTVVEADRLTPASIVDAIRDGDVSARVSRSGFDRLLRRGYRAIHDRKQVIDAIERPTPGVGTPPGEEESD
- the carA gene encoding glutamine-hydrolyzing carbamoyl-phosphate synthase small subunit; translation: MTEAYVALEGGHVLEGRGRASGTARGEIVFTTAYTGYEESLTDPSYEEQILTFSYPLIGNYGVREERFEDERVHPRGVVAKELTEDVVDWLESEGVPAVDHLDTRDVVTDIRDGGAMKCGIAVGEDVTEEDALEQLEQCKAMSDHTDIGAQVSVDEPVVHGEDNDGETVALIDCGAKGSIISSLLERDATVHVLPYDASVADVEAVDPDLLFISNGPGDPVNFEQAITLVEEFVEDTPVAGICLGQQIVAEALGGTTEKMTFGHRGVNQPVLDLESGQVVMTTQNHGYTVADPGEHLEITQINVNDDTPEGIDGIEYDVLTRQYHPEANPGPEDTLDFFDDVLAMASGRADSRAVPADD
- a CDS encoding Lrp/AsnC family transcriptional regulator — its product is MDDLDRQILDILRRDSRTPYTEIADEVGTSEGTVRNRVERMMDDDVIERFTISTRTGNVQAMLEISVAVDVDTKGVSERMAEWDEVDFVWMVSGEQDVVLVVDAADTRGVNDLITKARDQEEVMSTKTRLILDEELG